CCTGCGATGAAGGCTGGTGCAGCAGGGCTCGACGGTGCCATCGCCTTCGATCGTGATTCTCAACACCGTCGCGTCCAGGTCCTGGGGGCAACTGGTGTTGCCGAGGATGGGTATCGCCAGCAGGCAGAGGATTAAGATGCCCATTCGCGTTCGTCGCACTGTCGACTGCATGATTCAAACCTCCGAGGAATTTCCCAACGGCCATTCATGGTCGAAACGGATTCCATGTTTACTTTGTTAGCGGCTGCCCGGGGGGCAGCCTCCCGAAACGGTCTGTATTTTCCCTGTTCAACTCCCAGCGGTCAAATAACCGCCAATTCCTGGATGCGGCCCCTGACGCCTGCTAGTTCATCCTCGCGGGGACGCATTCGAGGATCTTCGCCTCGCCGGCAAGGGCCATATTCTCCAGTGCGACAGACCGGGCCAGGTACTCACGCGAAATCGGGAGTTTCTCCAGCAAGACCTCGCTGCACTTCCACGTGTAGGAAGGGCATGCGGAAGTATATCTTCGTAATTCGTTGCTATGGCGCGAGTTCGGCGAAGTTGAAGGGGCGCCCACATTCCGGGCAGATCATAGAGACATTTCCGATCAGGCTATAGGCGCATCCAGGACAAAGGGTACCGTTTTGTATCGGAAGCGGTTGGCGAAGCCTGTTGTATGCGAGCATAAGCACGACATTCGAAAGTCCAAAGAATGCACAGAGATAGACTCCGTACTTCAGCATCAATAGCCAATGATTGGGGTCAGGGTTCCCAAGAGAAAAAACGAGGGCGAGACTTATGGCGCCGCATCCACATGCGATTCCCGATGCAAGCGCTCGTCGAAAGGTCCTGACCATAGACTGACATCGCCAAAGTATCATCCATGGGATACCCGCCACGGCGGCCATTCCGACCGTTAGCCAAAGCCGCTGATAGTTCAAAACAAAAGTCGGCAATTCTCCATGCTGCGCGAAAATCGACACTGCCATCAATCCGATTCCCCCGATGTAAACGGTGACGCCCGTGAGAAACGAATACCCGATTAAACGCGGAGGCGACCAAAGTTCAGAACGATATACGACAGCCCTGACTGGCAAGGATTGCCCTCACAATAACCTGCGCTCGACAGATTCCTGTATCGCCTGCTCGCAACTCGATATCTTCGCCTCGATTTCTCTCGCCTGCCGCCGAAACTCCTGCACGGCCGCCTTATCCGTCAACCCCTTCGCATTGATCTTCACATTCAAATGCGCCCCAATCACCGCCGCCCGGGCGCATGCCGCGGCTACCCCCGCGTCCGAGACGCTCGCCTCCATCCCATGGTCCGCCATCGCTGCGATCACCTCCATCGACGCCAGGGCCTCCTCCATGACCGCCAGGGGGACCTCGATCGCCCTTTTCGTTGCCGCCTCGACCGCCGCCGCCCTCGCCGACTTCTCCGACTCGCTACCGTTCGGCAAGCCATGCGCCGCCATCAGGGTGTTGAAGGCCTCGGTGTCCTCGTCCACGAGCTGCATCAGCCGCGCCCAATGGGCTTTGCCGCGCTCCGCCCACGTCGAAAACTCCTCCCAGCGCTCGTCCCAGCCCCGCTTATGGCTCGACAGGTTTGCCACCATCGTCGCCAGCGCCGCCCCCAGCGCCCCTACCAGCGCCGACACGCTCCCACCGCCCGGCGCAGGGGCCTCGCTCGCGGTCAACTCGACAAACCCTACGACGGTGCGATCCACCAGCCGCCCCGCGGACTTGTCGGCAATGGCGTATTCGATGATCTTTTCTTCCGGCTTAAATGGGCTTAGGTCGTTCAGCCCCAGACTCTTCACCGCGATTTTGATCAGCTCCCGATCGCTCACGCCGACCGAGCGGTGCTGCTTGCGCAGAAAATATCGCCCCGCCTCCAACATCGCCGAGAGCGGAACCATTCCCACAATCTCGCTGCCCGTCACGCGCACGCCCCGCGCCTCGGCCTTCTTGCAACATTCGTCGAATGCGACGTGGATCGGCGTTACGGCGAGGTTGGTCAGGTTGATCGAAATCTGCGCGATTCCATACTCTTCGATGTACCAGCCGATGGCCTTGCAACATTTGAGCGATCCCGGCTCCCACAGCTTTTCGCCCTTGGCGTCCAGGACGGGCTTGCCGCCCGCCTTGCCATCGATCGTCTTGATGCGCCCCTTCTCGCGAATGTCGTAGGCGATGGCGTTCGCCCGGCGGACGCTCGTCGTGTTCAGGTTGACGTTGTACGCAACGAGAAAATCGCGCGCGCCGACCGCCGTCGCCCCGCTCTTCTCATTCAACTTCGCCGGCCCGAAATCCGGCTTCCATTCCGGCCGGCTCAACTTCTCCGCCAGCCCCTCGTATTCCCCGGCGCGGACGCTCGCCAGATTCTTCCGCTCGGGTTTCGTCGCCGCGTATTCATAGAGAAAAACCGGAACACCCAGCTCCTCGCCGATCCGCCGACCGAGCTTCTTCGCCCATTCGACCGTCTCTTCCATCGTAATCCCCGAAATCGGCACCAGCGGGCAAACATCCGTCGCCCCGAACCGCGGATGCTCACCCTTGTGCCGCCGCATGTCGATCACCTCAGCCGACTGTTTCGCCGCCCGAAATGCCGCCTCGCAGACAAGCCCCGGCGGACCGACGAACGTCACCACGGTGCGGTTGGTCGCCTGACCGGGGTCAACGTCCAGTAATCGCACGCCTTCGACGGTCAGAATCTGGTCTGTGATCTGTTTGATGACGGCGGGATCGCGGCCTTCGGAGAAGTTGGGGACACACTCAATAAGGGGGGGCATTCAGAACCTCCACCGCGTAGTTTAGACCCGGACACACGGGTCGCAAACCCTACTCCGATCGCACTTTACACAGCCCGTCGACGTGGGATATACTGGCGGGCCGCGTGGCGGATGGGCCAGTCGGGCGCTCTCGTCGCCTTCTCATCGCATCGAGCAGTTCGCCGCCATCAGTCGGAGCGGAATACTTGTCGGAGCCCGCGCCAACTTCAGCGCCGGGGGGCCAACGTCCGGAGCCTACGACTCCCGCGCCAACGTCTGTCCCCACCGCGCCCAGCGACGTCCTTCCGACGCCCGCCGATTTATTCCCGGGCTACGAGATCATCGCGGAGATCAGCCGCGGCGGTCAGGGCATCGTTTACCAGGCGATCCAGACGGCCACCAAGCGCAAAGTCGCCCTTAAGGTCCTGCTGCACGGCCACTATGCCGACAGCGCCCAGCGCAAGCGCTTCCAGCGCGAAATCGAAACTCTTGCGCAGCTTCGCCACCCCAACATCGTCTCGATCTTCGACGCCGATCTGACAAAGGACGGCCGCCAGTTCTACGTGATGGACTACGTCCGCGGCAAACGCCTCGACGCATATGTCCAGACGCAGCGGGCCTCCGTCGAGCAGATGGCCCAACTCTTCATTGGCATTTGCGACGCGATGCACCATGCCCACGAACATGGCTTCGTCCATCGCGACCTTAAGCCGCAGAACATCCTCGTCGACAGCGACGGCCACACCCACATCCTCGACTTCGGCCTCGCCCGGCCGATGGCCGCCGGCGTGGACCCGCAACTCTCCACGAGCCTGCACGTCATGGGGACCCTCCGCTACCTCTCCCCCGAGCAGGCCGGCCGCGATCCCGGCGCCATCGATCGGCGGACGGATATCTATTCCCTGGGCGTCATTCTTTACACGCTTTTGACTGGCGCCACACCGTACGATACGGACAGCGATCTCCACTCGGCCCTCGATAACATCCTGCACGCCGCCCCGAAGCGGCCCAGCACGGTCTGCGCGGGAATCGATCCCGATCTGGAGACGATCATACTGACGTGCCTGTCCAAGGAGCGCGAACGCCGCTACCAAACCGCGACGGCCCTGGCGGGGGACCTGCGCGCGTTCCTGGCCGGCGCGGCGATCACGGCCAGGCAGGACAGCCGGGGATACCTCGTCAGGAAGCATGCCCAGCGCGCTGTGGCGAGACATCCTATCACGACCCATCTGGGAATCATTGTGGTGGCGACATTGCTGGCAAGGCCCGTCGGAGACTATCTCTTCTTTGGATTAACGCCGGTCGGCGGATGGGTTGATCGATTCATCATCGGCCGGTTTGCGGTGCCACCCGCCGGGCCGGCGCTGCAGCAGGTCCGCATCATAACCATGACGGATTCGACGGGGATGCCCGCCCTGGCGAAGCAGGAATCCCTGGCCGACGTCTCGCGGGACAATCGTCAAAGCTATCGCCGGCTGCACGGGCGCCTGATGGAGCGGCTCGCGCAGGCCGGCGTTCGAGCCGTGGCCTTCGACATAACTTTTATGGGGAATTCGCCATTTGATGAGGATTTCGTCAGCGGGGTGCGGGCGCTGCGCGCGGCCGGAGCCGAGGTCATCGTCACCGTGACGGACTGGCCGCTGCAAGGTTTGTCCTCGGCGCAACTGAGCGGGATCATTGCCCCGGACGTTCGTTGGGGCCGGCCCGTTCTTGCGAAGGAGGCCCCTTGGCGCCTGGTTCTCTTTATGCAGCGCGGCGTAACGGAGCCGATGCCGTCGATGGCGTTGACCACGTTTGCCGCCTGTCGCCAGCCCGACGCGGAACCCGTCTTTCGCGTCAATGAAGCCCGGGAGTCCCTGGAGATCATCTACTACAAAGCCGATCCCAACGTGCCGCGTTCCAAACAATTGCTGGAATCATCGGATCATATCAATCTTACCTACCTGACGCCCGTCCCCACCGACGTATCGAAAATGGGGCTCAAGTCCGGCGACTATGTGGGCCATTTCATTATTCCGATGCCCAACGACGACGTTCTGACCGCCTCCACCATCGACTACCGCGAAATCTTCTCCGCCGCGCTGCATGATTTGAAGGACATGCTCCGCGACAAGGTGGTCGTGATCGGAGACCTGACCAGCAAGGATTGGTACCCCCATCCGGACGGTCGCACGTTGCCGGGTTGCCACGCCCACGCCGTGGGGATTGACATGCTGTTGCGATCGATTTCGCTGGGTCGTCCGCGTTGGGAGGCCAAGATTGCTATGACCCTTGGCGCCGCTTTATTGGGGTGCCTCATCGTGGCATTCGCAGCCGGGCGCCGCTGGAAGACGTACCTGCTCGTCGCCGCCGCCGCCGCCGCGAGCTTCGGAGCAAGCCTGATCATCGTGCGACTGGCCTCCACGGCATGGAATCCCCTGTTGGCCATTCTCGCAATGTTCATGGCGTGTGAAATGAGCCTATGGATTGGTCGAAGGAATAAACTCGATCGTCAAACTGTTCAATAAGGAGATTCCCGATGTCTGGCCGAAATGCAACTCTCGCGCTCACCCTTGGAATGCTGGGAATGGTCGGTTGTTTGGGCGGCTTCCCCCCGCCGCCGCCGGGGATAAAAACGAGTCCGCGCGCGATCCTCACCGGCGTGATCGTGCGGCCTCATCAGGAAATTAAGAGTAACTATTTCCATCGCTACAAGGTTAAATTCAATTTGGACAAAGTGCCAAGTGAATTCGATGCCCTGATCGGACCTTATCCTTATAACGTGTCTCCACTTCCGGACTTCGTCGCGCAGTATCGAAACCCCATTCCGCGCATCTACATCGCGTCAGGCTATGTCTATGAGGCCGGCGAGTGTCCTTCCGCCGAAACAGATCTGGTGGATGCCACCGCGCACGGCAGCAACGCCACCATGATCACCCAGGTCGACGGGGCCATCCACCGTGTTTTCCTCGTGAGAAAGATTACGGGAACCGAACAAGCGACCGTTACGCTCAAGGGCGTTTCGCCCACCGTGCAAATAATAATGAACGCGAGCACGACTATGGCGGATCAGTACGTCGAGGCTATGCTGCCGGGACCTACGCTCACCGGGCCTCATAATGTCGCTGGGTCTGGGCAGGCTGGCTTTGTGGCAGACGTCAAGGCCTTTGCGGGCGAGGCCGCGCTCATCGATGCGTCCACGCCACCCTAAAACAGAATCTAGCGGCGATCCAGGCGATTACGCCGACTGAAGAACAGGAAGAATCTGCCTGCCCCGTTTGAGCACGGATCGAACAGCATTGGCGCCGACGCGGTATGGCCATGCGTCGATGTTTGGCACATCGAGGACGAGGAGGTCCGCCTGATACCCGACCGCGATCGCCCCGATCCGATCCGCGCGGTGTAGCGCCGCTGCGGCGTTGGCCGTGCAGGCCACCAGGCACTCGACCGGCGTCATCCGCAACATCGTGCAGGCGATCGACATGACGAGGGGCAGCGACTCGATCATCGACGAGCCGGGGTTGCAATCCGTCGCCAACGCGACCGGCAGTCCCGCGTCGATCAGCTTCCGCGCCGGCGCGGGCGTCGTGTTCAGGAAAAACGAACAGCCGGGCAGCAGCACGGGGATTGTCTTCGACGCTTTCAGCGCCGTGATATCCTCGTCATCGATGCATTCGAGATGATCCGCTGACGCCGCTCCCAGTTCGACGGCCATCCGCGTGCCTCCGGTTTTCGTG
This portion of the Phycisphaerae bacterium genome encodes:
- a CDS encoding protein kinase — translated: MSEPAPTSAPGGQRPEPTTPAPTSVPTAPSDVLPTPADLFPGYEIIAEISRGGQGIVYQAIQTATKRKVALKVLLHGHYADSAQRKRFQREIETLAQLRHPNIVSIFDADLTKDGRQFYVMDYVRGKRLDAYVQTQRASVEQMAQLFIGICDAMHHAHEHGFVHRDLKPQNILVDSDGHTHILDFGLARPMAAGVDPQLSTSLHVMGTLRYLSPEQAGRDPGAIDRRTDIYSLGVILYTLLTGATPYDTDSDLHSALDNILHAAPKRPSTVCAGIDPDLETIILTCLSKERERRYQTATALAGDLRAFLAGAAITARQDSRGYLVRKHAQRAVARHPITTHLGIIVVATLLARPVGDYLFFGLTPVGGWVDRFIIGRFAVPPAGPALQQVRIITMTDSTGMPALAKQESLADVSRDNRQSYRRLHGRLMERLAQAGVRAVAFDITFMGNSPFDEDFVSGVRALRAAGAEVIVTVTDWPLQGLSSAQLSGIIAPDVRWGRPVLAKEAPWRLVLFMQRGVTEPMPSMALTTFAACRQPDAEPVFRVNEARESLEIIYYKADPNVPRSKQLLESSDHINLTYLTPVPTDVSKMGLKSGDYVGHFIIPMPNDDVLTASTIDYREIFSAALHDLKDMLRDKVVVIGDLTSKDWYPHPDGRTLPGCHAHAVGIDMLLRSISLGRPRWEAKIAMTLGAALLGCLIVAFAAGRRWKTYLLVAAAAAASFGASLIIVRLASTAWNPLLAILAMFMACEMSLWIGRRNKLDRQTVQ
- the ftcD gene encoding glutamate formimidoyltransferase — translated: MPPLIECVPNFSEGRDPAVIKQITDQILTVEGVRLLDVDPGQATNRTVVTFVGPPGLVCEAAFRAAKQSAEVIDMRRHKGEHPRFGATDVCPLVPISGITMEETVEWAKKLGRRIGEELGVPVFLYEYAATKPERKNLASVRAGEYEGLAEKLSRPEWKPDFGPAKLNEKSGATAVGARDFLVAYNVNLNTTSVRRANAIAYDIREKGRIKTIDGKAGGKPVLDAKGEKLWEPGSLKCCKAIGWYIEEYGIAQISINLTNLAVTPIHVAFDECCKKAEARGVRVTGSEIVGMVPLSAMLEAGRYFLRKQHRSVGVSDRELIKIAVKSLGLNDLSPFKPEEKIIEYAIADKSAGRLVDRTVVGFVELTASEAPAPGGGSVSALVGALGAALATMVANLSSHKRGWDERWEEFSTWAERGKAHWARLMQLVDEDTEAFNTLMAAHGLPNGSESEKSARAAAVEAATKRAIEVPLAVMEEALASMEVIAAMADHGMEASVSDAGVAAACARAAVIGAHLNVKINAKGLTDKAAVQEFRRQAREIEAKISSCEQAIQESVERRLL